The Capsicum annuum cultivar Jeju mitochondrion, complete genome genome has a window encoding:
- the orf105a gene encoding hypothetical protein, with protein MEERALLLARGVSTSLARGWDSFTCIPASTTKSSGLNAPTTAVQPFLGFVESGFPFTHNGGAAPTRQAATGHNALFAQQIHFEVDLFARPIVGMCTRYHKGPISQ; from the coding sequence ATGGAAGAACGAGCTCTTTTGCTCGCCCGGGGCGTAAGCACTTCACTCGCTAGGGGATGGGATTCATTCACTTGCATTCCTGCTAGCACTACAAAAAGCTCCGGTCTTAACGCCCCTACTACTGCTGTGCAGCCTTTCCTCGGGTTCGTAGAGTCGGGTTTCCCGTTTACCCACAACGGAGGAGCCGCCCCCACCAGGCAGGCGGCCACGGGTCATAACGCACTCTTCGCACAACAAATCCACTTTGAAGTTGACTTATTCGCTCGGCCAATCGTCGGAATGTGTACGAGATACCATAAGGGCCCAATATCTCAATAG
- the orf107b gene encoding hypothetical protein: MNFNYFITIEGITFPLNSPRKRRKKDSFLLSGSGQITRRIIGTHTPGRVSEPCNRRPFRAVRGALESAAGARQRLDPHPIFGPIPPSYYQKMRFLPNPSLLLQPLPN; the protein is encoded by the coding sequence ATGAACTTCAATTATTTCATTACAATAGAGGGGATCACATTCCCTTTAAATTCTCCTCGAAAAAGGAGAAAGAAAGACTCCTTTCTATTGTCTGGGAGCGGACAAATTACCCGACGAATAATAGGTACCCACACCCCAGGCAGAGTTAGTGAGCCGTGTAATAGGCGACCATTTCGCGCGGTTCGGGGGGCACTTGAGTCAGCCGCCGGCGCCCGACAGCGTCTTGACCCCCATCCAATTTTTGGGCCAATTCCCCCTTCGTACTACCAAAAAATGAGATTCTTGCCGAATCCGAGTTTGCTGCTCCAACCATTACCAAACTAA
- the orf158 gene encoding hypothetical protein has product MFSKPVAFLLEFSAILFSTILAIMLEIKLFRWCFLLYNYLLSELELEIHQDFVCLLILLLVFVSWILGRTLWHFHYKKNPDISRVPIMESVWTLSLFLSFSFFFSELLLETVDCAGKDSGGGASTSSPKPDEWEMALDLPDNQVAPECLRSHIKEKKS; this is encoded by the coding sequence ATGTTCTCAAAACCCGTTGCCTTTTTACTGGAATTTTCCGCGATCCTTTTTTCTACTATTTTAGCGATTATGCTTGAGATAAAACTCTTTAGATGGTGTTTTCTATTGTATAATTATTTATTGTCCGAGTTGGAGTTAGAAATACATCAGGATTTCGTGTGCTTACTTATATTGCTTTTGGTTTTCGTATCATGGATCTTGGGTCGCACTTTATGGCATTTCCACTATAAAAAGAATCCAGACATTTCTCGTGTACCTATTATGGAAAGCGTTTGGACTCTGTCTCTTTTTCTTTCGTTCTCTTTTTTCTTTTCAGAATTGTTGTTAGAAACGGTAGACTGCGCAGGAAAGGATTCGGGTGGGGGAGCGTCTACCTCCTCTCCCAAGCCTGATGAATGGGAAATGGCGCTAGATCTACCGGATAATCAAGTTGCACCGGAATGTCTACGCTCCCATATTAAAGAAAAGAAGAGTTAA
- the orf204a gene encoding hypothetical protein, translating to MILGNLIAITQTSMKRMLAYSSIGQIGYVIIGIIVGDSNDGYASMITYMLFYISMNLGTFACIVLFGLRTGTDNIRDYAGLYTKDPFLALSLALCLLSLGGLPPLAGFFGKLYLFWCGWQAGLYFLVLIGLLTSVVSIYYYLKIIKLLMTGRNQEITPHVRNYRRSPLRSNNSIELSMIVCVIASTIPGISMNPIIAIAQDSLF from the coding sequence ATGATATTGGGAAATCTCATTGCTATTACTCAAACAAGCATGAAACGTATGCTTGCATATTCGTCCATAGGCCAAATCGGATATGTAATTATTGGAATAATTGTTGGAGACTCAAATGATGGATATGCAAGCATGATAACTTATATGCTGTTCTATATCTCCATGAATCTAGGAACTTTTGCTTGCATTGTATTATTTGGTCTACGTACCGGAACTGATAACATTCGAGATTATGCAGGATTATACACAAAAGATCCTTTTTTGGCTCTCTCTTTAGCCCTATGTCTCTTATCCCTAGGAGGTCTTCCTCCACTAGCAGGTTTTTTCGGAAAACTCTATTTATTCTGGTGTGGATGGCAGGCAGGCCTATATTTCTTGGTTTTAATAGGACTCCTTACAAGCGTTGTTTCTATCTACTATTATCTAAAAATAATCAAGTTATTAATGACTGGACGAAACCAAGAAATAACCCCTCACGTGCGAAATTATAGAAGATCCCCTTTAAGATCAAACAATTCCATCGAATTGAGTATGATTGTATGTGTGATAGCATCTACTATACCAGGAATATCAATGAACCCGATTATTGCAATTGCTCAGGATAGCCTTTTTTAG
- the orf585 gene encoding hypothetical protein yields MHLELNHIGIKSRKGKEEERSKGLSDEARFGTLQFELAKAMSPCIIWIPNIHDLDVNESNDLSLGLLVNHLSRDCERCSTRNILVIASTHIPQKVDPALIAPNKLNTCIKLRRLLIPQQRKHFFTLSYTRGFHLEKKMFHTNGFGSITMGSNARDLVALTNEVLSISITQKKSIIDTNTIRSALHRQTWDLRSQVRSVQDHGILFYQIGRAVAQNVLLSNCPIDPISIYMKKKSCNEGDSYLYKWYFELGTSMKRLTILLYLLSCSAGSVAQDLWSLSGPDEKNGITSYGLVENDSDLVHGLLEVEGALVGSSRTEKDCSQFDNDRVTLLLRPEPRNPLDMMQKGSWSILDQRFLYETEFEEGEGEGALDPQEDLFNHIVWAPRIWSPWGFLFDCIERPNELGFPYWSRSFRDKRIIYDEEDELQENDSGFLQSGTMQYQTRDRSSKEQGLFRISQFIWDPADPLFFLFKDQPPGSVFSHRELFADEEMSKGLLTSQTDPPTSIYKRWFIKNTQEKHFELLINRQRWLRTNSSLSNGSFRSNTLSESYQYLSNLFLSNGTLLDQMTKTLLRKRWLFPDEMKIGFM; encoded by the coding sequence ATGCACCTGGAATTAAATCACATTGGTATAAAGAGCCGGAAAGGAAAAGAGGAGGAAAGAAGCAAGGGACTGAGCGACGAAGCGAGGTTTGGAACCCTTCAATTCGAATTAGCAAAAGCAATGTCTCCTTGCATAATATGGATTCCAAACATTCATGATCTGGATGTGAATGAGTCGAATGACTTATCCCTCGGTCTATTAGTGAACCATCTCTCCAGGGATTGTGAAAGATGTTCTACTAGAAATATTCTTGTTATTGCTTCGACTCATATTCCCCAAAAAGTGGATCCCGCTCTAATAGCTCCGAATAAATTAAATACGTGCATTAAGCTACGAAGGCTTCTTATTCCACAACAACGAAAGCACTTTTTCACTCTTTCATATACTAGGGGATTTCACTTGGAAAAGAAAATGTTCCATACTAACGGATTCGGGTCCATAACCATGGGTTCCAATGCACGAGATCTTGTAGCACTTACCAATGAGGTCCTATCGATTAGTATTACACAGAAGAAATCAATTATAGACACTAATACAATTAGATCCGCTCTTCATAGACAAACTTGGGATTTGCGATCCCAGGTAAGATCGGTTCAGGATCATGGGATCCTTTTCTATCAGATAGGAAGGGCTGTAGCACAAAATGTACTTCTAAGTAATTGCCCCATAGATCCTATATCTATCTATATGAAGAAGAAATCATGTAACGAAGGGGATTCTTATTTGTACAAATGGTACTTCGAGCTTGGAACGAGCATGAAGAGATTAACGATACTTCTTTATCTTTTGAGTTGTTCTGCCGGATCGGTCGCTCAAGATCTTTGGTCTTTATCCGGACCCGATGAAAAAAATGGGATCACTTCTTATGGACTCGTTGAGAATGATTCTGATCTAGTTCATGGCCTATTAGAAGTAGAAGGCGCTCTGGTGGGATCTTCACGGACAGAAAAAGATTGCAGTCAGTTTGATAATGATCGAGTGACATTGCTTCTTCGGCCCGAACCGAGGAATCCCTTAGATATGATGCAAAAGGGCTCTTGGTCTATCCTTGATCAGAGATTTCTCTATGAAACGGAGTTTGAAGAAGGGGAGGGAGAAGGAGCCCTTGACCCGCAGGAGGATTTATTCAATCACATAGTTTGGGCTCCTAGAATATGGAGCCCTTGGGGCTTTCTATTTGATTGTATCGAAAGGCCCAATGAATTGGGATTTCCCTATTGGTCCAGGTCATTTCGGGACAAGCGGATCATTTATGATGAAGAGGATGAGCTTCAAGAGAATGATTCGGGGTTCTTGCAGAGTGGAACCATGCAGTACCAGACACGAGATAGATCTTCCAAAGAACAAGGCCTTTTTCGAATAAGCCAATTCATTTGGGACCCTGCAGATCCACTCTTTTTCCTATTCAAAGATCAGCCCCCTGGCTCTGTGTTTTCACATCGAGAATTATTTGCAGATGAAGAGATGTCAAAGGGGCTTCTTACTTCCCAAACAGATCCTCCTACATCTATATATAAACGCTGGTTTATCAAGAATACGCAAGAAAAGCACTTCGAATTGTTGATTAATCGTCAGAGATGGCTTAGAACCAATAGTTCATTATCTAATGGATCTTTCCGTTCTAATACTCTATCCGAGAGTTATCAGTATTTATCAAATCTGTTCCTATCTAACGGAACGCTATTGGATCAAATGACAAAGACATTGTTGAGAAAAAGATGGCTTTTCCCGGATGAAATGAAAATTGGATTCATGTAA
- the orf131 gene encoding hypothetical protein, whose amino-acid sequence MGPQRSRWRCPKRDGPGQIEELAVEIGFRFVNRMSHLATPDLSPGTTAIQRDSKCQGSKTSGTWNSTLRLFVPLLTTKAQWQQSISLGMRRIFETTFEPSHGFRPNYRKNRMEGQKRILCADVKALSIERF is encoded by the coding sequence ATGGGGCCTCAACGATCCCGGTGGCGATGTCCAAAGCGTGACGGACCGGGTCAAATTGAGGAGCTTGCTGTGGAGATAGGTTTCCGGTTCGTGAACCGAATGTCTCACCTGGCGACTCCAGACTTGAGTCCCGGAACCACAGCCATTCAACGGGATTCGAAATGCCAAGGCTCGAAGACCTCTGGGACATGGAACAGTACTTTAAGGCTGTTCGTGCCCCTTTTGACGACCAAGGCACAATGGCAACAATCTATCTCTCTGGGGATGCGAAGAATATTTGAAACGACTTTCGAACCATCACACGGATTCCGACCCAACTACCGTAAGAACAGAATGGAAGGGCAAAAAAGGATTCTATGCGCAGACGTGAAAGCTCTATCAATAGAAAGATTCTAG